CACCCGACGCTGCTGATCCTGGACGAGCCGTTGCAGGGGCTGGACCCGCTCAACCGCCAGCTGATCCGCCGCTTTGTGGATGTGCTGATTAGCGAAGGCGAGACGCAGCTGCTGTTTGTCTCCCACCATGCGGAAGACGCCCCCGCCTGCATCACCCATCGGCTGGAATTTGTGCCAGACGGCGAGTGCTACCGTTACCTTCTCAGCAAGATCGACTGACCCCGGAGGGCGGTGCCCTCCTCTTTTCAGACTACCTGCAGCACTAAATCTATCTCTTTGATCTATAATGCCCTCTGGCCCCCCGAACAGGCGCGTGAAAACCAGTGTAAGCGATTCCACTATTTTATCCCATGTCACACTTTTGTCGTCTCTGTTATGCTATGGTTAATTCATACCATAAGCCCAATGGAGCGAAATATGCGAGTTCTGGTAACAGGTGGTAGCGGTTACATAGGAAGTCATACCTGCGTGCAGCTGCTGCAAAACGGTCATGATGTCATCATCCTCGACAACCTGTGCAATAGTAAGCGCAGCGTGCTGCCTGTGATTGAACGTCTTGGCGGTAAACAACCCACTTTCGTGGAAGGCGACATCCGCAACGAAGCGTTGATGACCGAGATCCTTCACGATCACGCGATTGAAACCGTGATCCACTTCGCTGGCCTGAAAGCAGTTGGCGAATCGGTGGCAAAACCGCTGGAGTATTACGACAACAACGTCAACGGCACGCTGCGGTTAATCTCGGCGATGCGCGCGGCGAACGTTAAAAACTTCATCTTCAGCTCATCCGCGACCGTCTACGGCGATCAGCCCAAAATCCCTTACGTTGAAAGCTTCCCGACCGGCACGCCGCAAAGCCCGTATGGCAAAAGCAAGCTGATGGTCGAGCAGATCCTGACTGATTTACAGAAAGCACAGCCGGAGTGGAGCATTGCGTTGCTGCGCTATTTCAACCCGGTCGGCGCGCATCCATCAGGCGATATGGGCGAAGATCCGCAGGGTATTCCCAATAACCTGATGCCGTACATCGCCCAGGTTGCCGTTGGCCGTCGCGAATCGCTGGCCATTTTTGGCAACGACTATCCAACCGAAGACGGTACCGGCGTGCGCGACTATATCCACGTGATGGACCTGGCCGACGGCCACGTGGCGGCCATGCAGCAGCTGGCTGGCAAAGCGGGTGTGCATATTTATAACCTCGGTGCCGGGGTCGGCAGCAGCGTGCTCGACGTGGTGAATGCCTTCAGCAAAGCCTGCGGGAAGCCGGTGAATTACCACTTTGCTCCACGCCGCGACGGCGACCTTCCCGCTTACTGGGCGGATGCCACCAAAGCCGATAAAGAGCTTAACTGGCGTGTCACCCGCACGCTCGATGAAATGGCACAAGATACCTGGCACTGGCAGTCACGCCACCCGCAAGGCTATCCGGACTAAGGATTTGTCATGACGCAATTCAACCCCGTCGATCACCCGCATCGTCGTTTTAACCCGCTCAGCGGGCAATGGATTTTGGTCTCTCCGCATCGCGCCAAGCGCCCCTGGCAGGGGGCGCAAGAGACGCCTGCAAAACAGACGCTGCCCCAGCACGATCCGGACTGTTTCCTCTGTCCGGGCAATACGCGCGTGACCGGTGACAAAAACCCGGACTATACAGGCACCTTCGTCTTTACCAACGATTTTGCCGCGCTGATGACCGACACGCCGGATGCACCGGAAAGCCACGATCCGCTGATGCGCTGCGAAAGCGCCCGTGGAACCAGCCGCGTGATCTGTTTCTCGCCGGATCACAGCAAAACGCTGCCGGAGCTGAGCGTTGAGGCGCTTAAAGAGGTGGTCAGCACCTGGCAAGCGCAGACGGCAGAGCTGGGCCAAACCTACCCGTGGGTGCAGGTGTTTGAAAATAAAGGCGCGGCCATGGGCTGCTCCAACCCGCATCCGCACGGCCAGGTCTGGGCGAACAGCTTCCTGCCGAATGAAGCCGAGCGCGAAGATCGCCTGCAAAAAGCCTATTTTGCCGAAAACGGCTCGCCGATGCTGGTGGACTATACCCAGCGCGAGCTGGCCGACGGCAGCCGCACCGTGGTCGAAACCGAACACTGGCTGGCGGTAGTGCCCTACTGGGCGGCGTGGCCGTTTGAAACGCTGCTGCTGCCAAAAGCGCACGTTCAGCGCATCACCGATCTCAGCGATGCCCAGCGCGATGACCTTGCGCTGGCGCTGAAGAAGCTGACCAGCCGTTACGACAATCTCTTCCAGTGCTCCTTCCCGTACTCCATGGGCTGGCACGGGGCACCGTTCAACGGTGAAGAGAATGCACACTGGCAGCTGCATGCCCATTTCTATCCGCCGCTGCTGCGTTCCGCGACGGTGCGTAAATTTATGGTGGGCTACGAAATGCTGGCGGAAACCCAGCGCGACCTGACGGCAGAACAAGCGGCAGAGCGTCTGCGTGCCGTGAGCGATGTCCACTACCGCGAATCAGGAGTCGAATAAATGAGTCTGAAAGATAAAACACAGTCCCTGTTTGCTGAAAAATTTGGCTACCCTGCCACCCACGTTATCCAGGCCCCCGGGCGCGTGAACCTTATCGGGGAACATACCGATTATAACGACGGATTTGTTCTGCCCTGCGCCATCGACTACCAGACGGTGATCAGCTGCGCCACACGCGACGACCGCACCGTGCGCGTGATCGCGGCAGACTACGACAATGAGATCGACGAGTTTTCTCTCGATGCCCCTGTCGTGACCCACGACACACAACAGTGGTCGAACTATGTGCGCGGCGTGGTGAAGCATCTGCAGCAGCGTAACAAAAATTTTGGCGGCGCAGATTTAGTCATCAGCGGCAACGTTCCGCAAGGGGCGGGTTTAAGCTCGTCGGCCTCGCTGGAAGTGGCGGTCGGTACCGTGTTCCAGCAGCTTTACCATCTGCCGCTGGACGGGGCGCAAATTGCCCTTAACGGCCAGGAAGCAGAAAACCAGTTTGTGGGCTGTAACTGCGGCATTATGGATCAGCTTATCTCCGCGCTGGGCAAAAAAGAGCATGCCCTGCTGATTGACTGCCGCTCTCTCGGCACCAAAGCCGTACCGCTGCCGAAGGGCGCCGCGGTGGTGATTATTAACAGTAATTTCAAACGCACGCTGGTGGGCAGCGAGTACAACACCCGCCGCGAGCAGTGCGAAACCGGGGCCCGCTTCTTCCAGCAGCCCGCGCTGCGCGATGTCACACTCGACGAGTTCAATAAGGTGGCGCACGAGTTGGACCCGACCGTGGCAAAACGCGTGCGTCACGTCCTGACGGAAAACGCGCGTACCGTTGAAGCCGCCTGCGCGCTCGAAAAAGGTGACCTCAAACGCATGGGTGAGCTGATGGCTGAATCTCACGCCTCCATGCGCGATGATTTCGAAATCACCGTTCCGCAGATCGACACCCTGGTTGAGATTGTTAAAGCGGCTATCGGCGATAACGGTGGCGTGCGCATGACCGGTGGCGGTTTTGGTGGCTGTATCGTGGCGCTAATCCCTGAAGACCTGGTGCCAGTGGTCCAGGACGCCGTGGCGAAGCAGTACGAAGCCAAAACGGGCATCAAAGAGACATTCTATGTCTGTAAAGCCTCACAAGGAGCCGGACAGTGCTAAAAGAGACGCCAAACCTCGCACCGGATGGACTGCCGTATCGCCTGTTAACCCTGCGCAATGAAGCAGGGATGGTGGTGACGCTGATGGACTGGGGCGCTACCCTGCTCTCCGCCCGCGTGCCGATGCCGGATGGCAGCGTGCGCGAAACCCTGCTCGGCTGCGCATCACCGGAACAGTATGTTACCCAGACGGCCTACCTTGGCGCGTCGGTGGGCCGTTATGCCAACCGCATTGCGCAGAGCCGCTTCGAACTCGACGGCGTCGGGTATGCCCTCCTGCCAAGCCAGGGTGACAATCAGCTGCACGGTGGGCCGGAAGGCTTCGATAAACGCCGCTGGAAAATCGTTCAGCAGAACGACGGGGAAGTATTGTTTTCGCTGGATTCGCCCGATGGCGACCAGGGTTTCCCGGGCGCGCTCTCTGCCTCGGCACGCTTTACCCTGACCGACGATAACCGCATTGCCATTGAGTATCGCGCGACGGTGGATCAACCTTGTCCGGTTAATCTCACCAACCATGCCTACTTCAACCTGGACGGTAACACCAGCGACGTGCGCCAGCACAAGCTGCAGATACTGGCCGATGAATACCTGCCGGTAGATGAGATGGGCATCCCGTATCAGGGGCTGAAAGCCGTAAGCGGCAACAGCTTCGATTTCCGCACGGCTAAGCCCATCGGCCAGGATTTCCTGAGCGATGACGACCAGCGTAAGGTGAATGGCTACGACCACGCCTTCCTGCTCCAGGCGAAAGGCGATCTGCGCCAGCCTGGTGCACAACTGTGGTCAACCGATGAGAAACTGCAGATGACGGTCTACACCACCGCCCCGGCCCTGCAGTTTTATTCGGGCAATTACCTCAACGGTACTGCGGCGCGCGAGGGGGATGAATACCGTAACTGGCAGGGCGTGGCGCTGGAAAGTGAATACTTGCCCGACAGCCCTAACCACCCGGAATGGCCGCAGCCCGACTGCGTGCTGCGTCCGGGTGAAGAGTACGTCAGCGTGACGGTTTATCATTTTATCCCTGCCTGAAAATAACCAATACGCCCACCGCAAAGGGTGAGCGTGGGTTCAGAGATTGCGGTAGGTCGCCAGTTGGTAGCCCTGTTCAAGCAGGGCTTGTTTTAACTCAGGTGAGGTGAGAGTTTCCAGCTCTTCGAGCCTGGGCTCGCAGTAGTGGCTCTGGCGAACCACATTATCGACAAAGCCGGGATGACACATCATCTCTAGAGATGTTGCCCCTTCTTCTTTGGCCTTTTGCAGCGCATCGATGAAAAAGGCGATAGTGGCATTTTGCCCATAAAAATCGCCATTAAACCTCTCCGGTCCGCGTACAGGCGCAGGCATAGGGCTGGTGCAGGTGGTCTTGCCGTCCATGCGGATGGGCAACCCCTTTTCGCGACAAAAACGTTCCACCTGCCGCCATACTTGCGGAATAAAATGAACGTGATGGTGGCTGTCAATATGGGTTGGCTGCCGGCCAAACAGGACAATAAAGCGCTCATACTGCGCATGTAGTTCGGCGGCAATGTCTCCATCCTGCAACAGCCCCTGTTCCGCTGTGTCCCATATCCATTTACCGAGCTTCCCTTCCCGCGCAAGCGAAGACATGGCGGTAAGCGGCACGCCGAAACTCAGCACAAAATGCAGTCCGATCCCTAGCCCGGGCAAATCTGCACTCAGGCTGGCCGCGTGTTCAATGGCGTTGGCATTCATCATCGCCGTCGTTGACGTCACGACGCCGTGACGATGCGCTTCAATAATGCCGTAATTAATGGCTGGACTCAGTCCAAAATCATCCGCATTCACAATAACCCGCATTGACATTCGCTTTTCCTTATTGGTGATTAAGCGCGCGCACGGCATCAGCAAACTGCGGCAGATACGCCTGGTGGGCCAGCAGCAGCTCCTTCGCCAGGCATTCCGCGCTGGTGTCTGAGCCAATGAGTGGATTAAGATTCAGCGCCAGTAAAATATCGTTGAAATCACCGTTTAGCGCCGCGCGTGCTGCAGCAATTTCAAAGGCTTTCAGAGTGTGAATTAACCCCAGAACGTTATCATCAAAATGTCTTATTCGCGGATGAGGCGTGGCCCCCTCTTTTCCTAACAGACAGGTCATTTCAACTGCCCACTCTGCTGGAATATTCTCAACGTGACCACGATGTGTAATATTAATATAATGCTCGGTCTGTTTATCGTTGTAGATGGCGTTGATCGCTTCACACGCTGCGTCGGAGTAATATGCTCCGCCACGCGCGTCCAGTTCCGGGGGTTTAGTATTAACTTGCGGGCTGCGATAGATATCGAAAAGCTGTTTCTCCAGTTTTTGCACTACCTGCGCACGAACACCACCTTTGTGATACTCGCCCAACTCTATCGCCAGCATCTCTTTTTTCTTAAAGTAATAGAGTAAATAAGAACAGGGGATCAGGTTCAATGCACGAATAAATCCTTCGCTAAATGGCAGGCTATAAATATTTCTGACGGTACTACCACTTATTGTGCCCGATGCGACAAGATCAAGTATTTCAGCAAAGCGCGACTGGCCGTTGACCTGCACCTCTTTAATAAATACCAGATGATTAAGCCCGAACAGATCTATGGAAAGCGTATCTTCCGGCGTGAGCGCCAGGATATCCTGAATGAGCATCTTCATTCC
This region of Enterobacter cancerogenus genomic DNA includes:
- the galE gene encoding UDP-glucose 4-epimerase GalE encodes the protein MRVLVTGGSGYIGSHTCVQLLQNGHDVIILDNLCNSKRSVLPVIERLGGKQPTFVEGDIRNEALMTEILHDHAIETVIHFAGLKAVGESVAKPLEYYDNNVNGTLRLISAMRAANVKNFIFSSSATVYGDQPKIPYVESFPTGTPQSPYGKSKLMVEQILTDLQKAQPEWSIALLRYFNPVGAHPSGDMGEDPQGIPNNLMPYIAQVAVGRRESLAIFGNDYPTEDGTGVRDYIHVMDLADGHVAAMQQLAGKAGVHIYNLGAGVGSSVLDVVNAFSKACGKPVNYHFAPRRDGDLPAYWADATKADKELNWRVTRTLDEMAQDTWHWQSRHPQGYPD
- the galT gene encoding galactose-1-phosphate uridylyltransferase, whose translation is MTQFNPVDHPHRRFNPLSGQWILVSPHRAKRPWQGAQETPAKQTLPQHDPDCFLCPGNTRVTGDKNPDYTGTFVFTNDFAALMTDTPDAPESHDPLMRCESARGTSRVICFSPDHSKTLPELSVEALKEVVSTWQAQTAELGQTYPWVQVFENKGAAMGCSNPHPHGQVWANSFLPNEAEREDRLQKAYFAENGSPMLVDYTQRELADGSRTVVETEHWLAVVPYWAAWPFETLLLPKAHVQRITDLSDAQRDDLALALKKLTSRYDNLFQCSFPYSMGWHGAPFNGEENAHWQLHAHFYPPLLRSATVRKFMVGYEMLAETQRDLTAEQAAERLRAVSDVHYRESGVE
- the galK gene encoding galactokinase, which gives rise to MSLKDKTQSLFAEKFGYPATHVIQAPGRVNLIGEHTDYNDGFVLPCAIDYQTVISCATRDDRTVRVIAADYDNEIDEFSLDAPVVTHDTQQWSNYVRGVVKHLQQRNKNFGGADLVISGNVPQGAGLSSSASLEVAVGTVFQQLYHLPLDGAQIALNGQEAENQFVGCNCGIMDQLISALGKKEHALLIDCRSLGTKAVPLPKGAAVVIINSNFKRTLVGSEYNTRREQCETGARFFQQPALRDVTLDEFNKVAHELDPTVAKRVRHVLTENARTVEAACALEKGDLKRMGELMAESHASMRDDFEITVPQIDTLVEIVKAAIGDNGGVRMTGGGFGGCIVALIPEDLVPVVQDAVAKQYEAKTGIKETFYVCKASQGAGQC
- the galM gene encoding galactose-1-epimerase; this translates as MLKETPNLAPDGLPYRLLTLRNEAGMVVTLMDWGATLLSARVPMPDGSVRETLLGCASPEQYVTQTAYLGASVGRYANRIAQSRFELDGVGYALLPSQGDNQLHGGPEGFDKRRWKIVQQNDGEVLFSLDSPDGDQGFPGALSASARFTLTDDNRIAIEYRATVDQPCPVNLTNHAYFNLDGNTSDVRQHKLQILADEYLPVDEMGIPYQGLKAVSGNSFDFRTAKPIGQDFLSDDDQRKVNGYDHAFLLQAKGDLRQPGAQLWSTDEKLQMTVYTTAPALQFYSGNYLNGTAAREGDEYRNWQGVALESEYLPDSPNHPEWPQPDCVLRPGEEYVSVTVYHFIPA
- the chbG gene encoding chitin disaccharide deacetylase, with product MSMRVIVNADDFGLSPAINYGIIEAHRHGVVTSTTAMMNANAIEHAASLSADLPGLGIGLHFVLSFGVPLTAMSSLAREGKLGKWIWDTAEQGLLQDGDIAAELHAQYERFIVLFGRQPTHIDSHHHVHFIPQVWRQVERFCREKGLPIRMDGKTTCTSPMPAPVRGPERFNGDFYGQNATIAFFIDALQKAKEEGATSLEMMCHPGFVDNVVRQSHYCEPRLEELETLTSPELKQALLEQGYQLATYRNL
- a CDS encoding 6-phospho-beta-glucosidase, with protein sequence MKKLKIVTIGGGSSYTPELVDGFIKRFAELPVSELWLVDVPEGEEKLNIIHALCERMVAKANLPIKIYKTLNRQEALVNADFITTQFRVGQLKARELDECIPLSHGFLGQETNGAGGLFKGLRTIPVIFDIIRDVQAICPQAWIVNFTNPAGMVTEAVFRHTDFRRFIGICNVPVGMKMLIQDILALTPEDTLSIDLFGLNHLVFIKEVQVNGQSRFAEILDLVASGTISGSTVRNIYSLPFSEGFIRALNLIPCSYLLYYFKKKEMLAIELGEYHKGGVRAQVVQKLEKQLFDIYRSPQVNTKPPELDARGGAYYSDAACEAINAIYNDKQTEHYINITHRGHVENIPAEWAVEMTCLLGKEGATPHPRIRHFDDNVLGLIHTLKAFEIAAARAALNGDFNDILLALNLNPLIGSDTSAECLAKELLLAHQAYLPQFADAVRALNHQ